A window from Coleofasciculaceae cyanobacterium encodes these proteins:
- a CDS encoding plasmid partition protein ParG, with product MVLKVKKTRRDRPDKEQAINEATKPDTKRLNAEIPRELHSKLKTFAAQQETKITEVVIEAITEYLSKNLNE from the coding sequence ATGGTGCTTAAAGTCAAGAAAACCCGACGCGATCGCCCTGATAAGGAACAGGCTATCAATGAGGCAACTAAACCAGATACTAAAAGGTTGAATGCAGAGATACCTAGAGAGCTACACAGCAAACTGAAAACCTTTGCTGCCCAACAGGAAACTAAGATAACTGAGGTGGTAATAGAGGCAATTACTGAGTATTTGAGTAAAAACTTAAATGAGTAA
- a CDS encoding tyrosine-type recombinase/integrase: protein MKPLNLVQTSSNLVPLLPRNRLAPDSGYDSLLDDWLTRSRSPHTQRMYRSNITAFFAAIGYQISPDILAQFLLLDSHQAFELVSQYHGSLVERSLSPATINQKLAAIKSLVNYASQAGKCHYTLVNIKAEKLTQYRDTKGIPKDQFKLMLDTVDTDTIKGIRDRAILLLLWGNALRRSEVANCDVSDYSPSLGELVITGKGKIGQPEVISLGKGAIAAIDRWLAKRAASSPAIQRRESVGVGNHILCDPLFCSVHKGYWGNRLHTHSIYKLVQKYATAAGIDKVMSPHRIRHSSITEALNLTNGDVRKVQKLSRHSNLNTLMIYDDNRQNLQGEVTEMLDDLF from the coding sequence ATGAAACCTTTAAATCTCGTTCAGACTAGTAGTAATCTTGTTCCACTCTTACCAAGAAACAGGTTAGCTCCCGATTCTGGTTATGATTCTCTACTTGATGATTGGTTGACTCGTTCGCGATCGCCACATACCCAAAGGATGTATAGAAGCAATATTACTGCATTCTTTGCTGCTATTGGGTATCAGATATCACCAGATATACTAGCTCAGTTTCTACTACTCGATAGCCATCAAGCCTTTGAATTAGTGTCTCAGTATCACGGTTCGTTAGTGGAGCGATCGCTTTCCCCTGCTACCATCAATCAGAAGCTAGCAGCAATTAAATCCTTAGTTAATTACGCTTCACAGGCTGGCAAATGTCATTACACCCTAGTTAATATCAAAGCCGAAAAATTGACCCAATACCGCGATACTAAGGGCATTCCCAAGGATCAGTTTAAATTGATGTTGGATACTGTGGACACCGACACCATCAAGGGCATCAGAGATAGAGCGATTTTGCTTTTGCTCTGGGGTAATGCTCTCAGGCGGTCTGAAGTAGCTAATTGTGACGTATCTGACTACTCTCCATCTTTGGGGGAACTAGTTATTACTGGGAAGGGGAAGATCGGGCAGCCTGAAGTTATTAGTTTGGGAAAAGGTGCGATCGCAGCGATCGATCGATGGTTAGCCAAAAGAGCCGCGTCCTCTCCCGCCATTCAACGGCGTGAGAGTGTCGGCGTGGGCAATCACATCCTTTGTGATCCATTATTCTGTTCGGTACATAAGGGTTACTGGGGCAATCGGCTACATACCCATAGCATCTATAAGTTGGTACAGAAGTACGCTACAGCAGCAGGGATAGACAAGGTTATGAGTCCCCACAGAATACGCCACAGCAGCATCACCGAAGCCCTTAATTTAACTAATGGGGATGTTAGGAAAGTACAGAAGCTTTCTAGGCACTCTAACCTTAACACCCTCATGATTTACGATGATAACAGGCAGAATTTACAGGGTGAAGTGACTGAGATGTTGGACGATTTGTTTTAG